The window TGGCGTCCCGACCTGCCCATCGACCACACACCCGCGCACTTCACGCCCTTCACCCTCGGCACACCGACCACGACGACGGTGGACGGCCTGGCATGACATCCAACGCAGACTCGAGTCTGTGGCGCCACCGCGACTTCCGCCTCTACTGGACGGGCCAGGCAGGCGACGTGCTGGGCTCCTCGCTCAGCTCGGTCGCCATCCCCCTGGTCGCGGTCGTGAGCCTGAACGCCACGACGTGGCAGGCCGCCGTCCTGGCGGCCGTGCAGAAGACGCCGCCCCTGCTGTTCTCGCTGCCGGCCGGTGCCTGGTGCGACCGCGTCCGCAAACGGCCCCTGATGATGACGACGAGCCCGGCCTGCGCGGCAGCGATGGGATCGATCCCCCTGGCCGCATCCTTCGGCAGGCTGACCCTGATGCAGCTGTGGGTCGCGGCGTTCGTGGTCGGCTCCTGCCACGTCGTGGGCATGGCCGCGAGCCTGTCCTACATCCCGCATCTCCTGCCGTCACACCGGCTCATGGAGGCAAACGCCAAACTGGCCAGTGCCAACACGCTGGCCGACATCGGCGGTCCGGCCCTCGCAGGAGCGCCCATCGACGTGATCGGCGCGGCTCGCGCGGTCGCCGCGGACGCGGTCTCCTACCTCGTCACCGCCTGGTGCACCCTGAGCATCCGCAGCCCCGAGACCGTGCCGGAGCGGCACACCGCAAAACGGAGCCTGCGCAACGCCGTTTCGGCGGGGCAGGTCGGCGAGGAACAGGTTCCGCGACCACCAGGGGAAGACGACTTCCAGTGAGATCGAGTCACAGAAGCTGTGGCGCTCGATCATGTCGGCGGCCTGGAGGGCGACGGCGGCGAACACCGGGGAGAGCGCGCCGAACTTCGCGGGCAGGGTGACCGGGGTGGCCGACGCGATGGCTTGGGCGAACAGGACCTGTCGGAGCCGGATTTCGTGGGCGACCATGGAGTTGCGGAGGTGCCAGGAGACGAGCTCGGGGAAGTGGCGTTGGGTCAGGATGCCTGTTTCGAGGCAGACGCCGACCGCGTCGCAGCGGACCTCGACCGGGTCCGGGCAGGGGATCCGGAAGCAGGGCTTCGTGGCACCGGAGATGTCGTCGGCTTCGGTGTGGAGCCATGTCATCGCCGCGACGTCCAGGGACGGCGTCTTGTAGTCGCGCAGGCCGCCGCGCGCGAGCTGGATCTCGGGGGCGTCCCACAGCATGTCCGGGCAGGACACGGACGTGAGCTCGTAGACCGTCTCGGAGGGGGCGCACCAGCCGCCGGAGTCTACGAGGTTGCCCTGCGGCAGGCGGTTCTGGTCCGACGCCCGCAGCGCGACGTTCGTGCCCTCGGGTGCGCTCGAGGAGTCGGTGACGATGAGGTCCTCGGGGTACGGGTGCCGGTAGCTGATCACCTGGCCGACACCGCCACCGGCGGTCTTGAGGGCGTTGGCGCGGCTGATGATGCCCGCGGTGATCTCGCCGAAGCCGAGCGAGCTGCCTGGGGTGTAGCCGGGGACGTCGACCGCCGCGGTAACGGAGGTGGTTGGTGCGGGCGGCTCGGGCAGGCCGCGCGGCTGGTGCCGCCGCACATTCGACAGGTTCAGGGCCGGGCGGGCGACCAGGGACGCGGTGGCGGTGGCCGGCGGCTGCACCGGTGCCTCGACGAGGGGCTCGGGCTCCGGGTCGGCGGCGGCGGTGGTCTCTGCCGGGGTCTCCTCGACCGGCTCGGCGTCCGCGTCGTCACCACGCACCGGCGCGGCGAGCTGCTCGATCTCGGTGGCGGCCTGCTGCGCGGCCTGGAGGCGGTTGGCCTGCTCCTGACGGATGTCCTGGACGCCGGTGGCGAGGGCGCGCATCCGCGTCATGCCCTGGTCGTCGATCGTGTTCTCTGCCGAGAGGGCCGCAAATGCGGCGCGAGCCTCGTCGAGGGACTCGGCCAACTCATCGTCGTTGAGGGAACCGATGTCCTCGGGAAGCTCAAAGGCCATGGGACGGATCTCCAGTGATCGATCTCGGAGTGTCCGGCCCAGAACCAGCGACGCTGTCCCAAAGCATAGCCAGATGACGGCGTCGCGGGTTTGTAGCTACGCCAGGTCAGCAGGCAGCCGTGCCCAAACCTTGCCCGAAGGGATCTGACGCCTGTTTCGAAAGGCGGTAGTGCCAACAGGCGATCCAGCCTGCTGTCGAAGATTACCCGGGCAGAAGAAAAGGAAGCAGAGGGACAAGTCCTAAAACTTGAGTCTGTCGGGGAGCTTGGTGTTTCCAGGAAACGGCGGCGTGACCGACGGGCATGCTTGGGGCAGCTTCGAAGGCCGACGCCCAGGACGCAGTAGTTGAGGCGCAGAGCTGGGCGAATATTCCCTCGTCGCGCCAGGCCGCGTAGTAGGCGTACACGGTGATTAGGGAAGTCGTGCGGAGGTAATTCCATTGGATTCCCGTACGGTTGGCATAGAGGAGCGCGTCCAAGACGTCGCGCAGTTCGATCCAGGGATTCGGCGTAGTCGGGTGGCGTCCGATTTGTGCTCAACGTCAAACAGCGGTCAGACCCAATGTCTCGTCGGTGATGCAGAGCGGTTCCGTTGGGGAGCCCTCGGGTTCTTCGTCCAGGTCGAGGGTGTCCCAAGTGGGGGCGAGGAGTTGTTCGACCCAGATGGTCTTGCCGGTGGCGCCGTAACGGGTGCCCCAGCTGTGGGAGCACTGCGCGACGAGGAACAGCCCTCTCCCGCCCTCGTCCGCGGGGGTGGCGCGGCGGATGTGCGGTGAGGTGCTACTGGCGTCGCTGACCTCGCAGATCAGCGTCTGGTCGTGGATGAGTCGGAGCTGGAGGGGCTCTTTGCCGTAGCGGATGGCATTGGTGACGAGTTCGCTAATGATGAGCTCGGTGGTGAAGGCGAGGTGCCCGAGGTCCCACTGGTCGAGTTGCCGCAGAACAAGTGAGCGAGTGGTGGCGACGACGGCGGGGTCGCAGGGCAGATCCCAGGTGGCGACGCGCTCGGCGGGCAGCGAGCGCGTGCGAACGAGCAGCAGGGCCAGGTCGTCCTGGGTCGCGAGGTGCGGCTGGACGATGTCGGCTATGGCCTGGCACGAGTCGTCTAGAGTCCGCCCGGGCTCGCTAAGGAGGGCCCTGAGGCGGGCGGGCAGCGTTGGGTCCGTACGGCAGGCGCGCGCGAGGCTATGGGTGGACAGCAACAGTGTGCTGCCTTCGGCAAGTTCGATGGCGAGGGGCTCGAAGACAGCATTGCCCACGCCCAGAGGCTTGTTGGACGGTAGCTCTGGGACGTGGAAGCGCCCGGCCGGGTCGACGATGACGGGTGGGGGATGGCCGGCGCTGGCCATCGTGCAGCGGCGCGAGACGGGGTCGTAAACCAGGTATAGGCAGGTCGCGCCGACGAGACTCTCCACAACGGGTGCCAGTGCCGTGGCGTGTTCCCCCTCGGTCAGGCGGGGCACCATGTCGTCGAGTCGGGAGAGCAGCTCGTCGGGGGCCAGGTCGAGCTCTGCAAGGGTTCGGCCGGCGGCCAGAAACAGTCCCATGGAGGTGGCGGCTTGGAGACCGGTGCCGGGTACGTCGCCGACCGCGAGTGCGACGCGGGCGCTGGAGAGCCGGACCGCGCCGAACCAGGCGCCGTTCACGCCGGGATGGGCCCGCGCCGAGATCAAGCAGTGCGCAACGTCCAGGGCGCTCTGTTCCGGCACCTGGCGTGGCAGCAAGCTCTCGCGGAGGGCGACGGCGGCGGTGTGCTCGCGGGTGTAGCGGCGGGCGTTGTCCACACAAAGCGCGGCACGGGCGACAAGATCTTGGGTCAGCAGGAGGTCATCATGTTCGAAGGCCTCTGCAGGCACCATCCGGTACAGGTGGACGAAGCCCAATGTGACGTCTCGGGCACGCAGCGGGACGAGGATCAGGGAGTGAGCCCCGTGCTCAAGGAGGGCGCGAACGCGGGGGTCTCGGGAATTTCGAATCCAGTCCGCGTTCGCGTCGACGACCGGGACCAGCTGGGGGTGCGCGTCGATGAGGCTTTGAGCGTAGGGCGAGCCGGCGGGGAAGTCCTGGAGCTCTCCGACCCGTCTCAGTCCCTCGATGAATGCCGGGCTCGACGCCTTGCGTGCCGCGAGGCGCAGGGCGAGGCTGCCGGAAGCGGGGGGCTGAGGTTCCTCGCCGACGGTGACCCCGTCCAGGAGGTCGATCGCAGCGAGGTCGGCGAGGCGCGGGACGAGGACGTCGACGAGTTCTTCGGCAGTTCGGGTCACGTCGAGCGTGGTCCCGATGCGCGCGGCGGCCTCGTCCAGGAACGCCAGGCGTTCGCGGGCTCGGTAGCGGTCGGTGATATCGATGACGGCGTCGGTGACCCCGAGTGTTCGGCCGTCTGGTCCGGTCAGGGCGAAGGACGAAACGTTCCAGACGTGGTCTCGGCCGGGGTCGGCGGGGGTACGACCACGGTGTACGGCGTCGACCATCGGCACTCCGGTCTTCAGGACCCTCCGAAGTCGGCTCTCGATTGCCGCGGTGTCCATTTCGGGGAGAAGCTCGCTGAGCCGCCGGCCAAGGACGGCTTCCGACGGCAATCCCTGTATGCGTTCCAGGGCGGCGTTCATCCGCACGAGGCGTAGCTCGGTGTCGTAGACGGCCACGCCGATCGGCGACTGGCTGAACAGCCCGTTCAGGATCGCCTGGTCCTCCTTACGTCGCATCGGGGGCTCGGCAACGGCGAGGATCATGGATCCCCTGCCTGCAGGCATGTCTGACGCGAGGGGGAAGGCCAGGAACGCGACCTCCAGGCGACGCCCCTGCCAACGGACGTTGGACACGCTGTAACGCCGAGCGCAGTCGACTCCCCTGCCCTCCCGTGCCTCGGTGAGGAGTCCCGGGAAGACTTCCGGCCACAACTCGGCCGCCGGTCGGCCCACGGTCTCGGTGGTGCCGTAGCCCAGGAGCTTCTCCGCAGCGGCGCTCCACGCCGTCACCATGCCCTGGTGGTCCAGGAAAAACGTGGCCATCCGGCCGAAGTCGGGAAACCCCGCCCCGGAACGCGTCGGGGATGTACTCAGTGAACCCATCCGCCTGATCCCGTCATTACGAGACGAAATGCTTAAAACCACCCTACGAGACCTCTAACCGAGCGGCTCGATCGCAGGGACTCCAGCTCACATTCGGTGTACGCCCCCGCGGGTCCGGACGGGACACACGGTGGTTCTGTGCTCAAATGCCGATCGAGGTTCGACTGCGCACGGCGGCACACAAGCGAGGGGATGCGGGCCGGCGAGTCGCTACTCATGCGGGGCGCCAGCTGATCGATTCCGTGAATGGCAGGCCCGCCTCCCCCCACGTCTCCGCCAAGTTCGGCACGGCGGAGCGGACCGCCGACTTGCGCGCGCATCGCCGACATGGAGTGGGCGGGGCGTCCGTGGTCGGCGGAGTACCGGCGTCAGGTGGTGGGATGGCGCCGTGCCCGTCGTCCGTGGCCGGGCGGTTTGGGTTTACGGCCGCAGCGCGGCTTCCAGGTAGGCGGTAAGCGCGATCCGGCCGTGGCGGATCACGTCAGGGTCGGGATCGCGGCGCTCCCGGAAGGCCACGTCCAGGATTCGGTCGCCCAGCTCGACCGCCATCACGAAGACCAGCAGATCGGTCTCCGGGGCGAGCAGGTCAGCCGCTACGGCCAAGCCGTGCAGCCGCTCGGCGGTCCGTCGCTGGTTGCGCAGCACCGCCGCCCGCACCGTCGGCGAGACGCGCCCGTCCAGCCACAGCCGGGCGGCGTTGTGGTTGGCCTTGAAGTAGGCGGCGAACGAGTCGAGTTCGCGTCCGACGAGCTCTGCGAGTGACGAGGCCGTCCAGCCCTCCTCGTCCTCGGCGAGGAAGGCACTGAGTCGCTCGAGGTGCTGTTCCATCAGCGCGTCGAGGATCTGATCACGGTCGGCGAAGAAGCGGTAGAGCGAGGGCGCGGAGATGCCTGCGCGCTCGGAAATGGCGCGGGTTGTGACGGCCTCGACGCCACCCTCTTCCAGGAGAACGGCCGCGGCGTCGAGGATCCGCTCCACGGTCTCGCGACTGCGGGCCTGGACCGGCTTCCGGCGGCGACCGGGCTTGGCCGGTCCCGTCCCGGAGCTGAGCGAATCCACGGGTTCTGGGCTCTTGACCTCTGCTGCCATGAATCGTAGTGTAACGCGATTCACGTTAGCTTTCCACAAAGCCTATACGACCGCTCAGCCCGACGCCGCAGCACGCTCCACGTCGCCGGAACGCGAGCAGGGGAGGTCGGCAGTGTCTGGGCAGAGAACACTACTGTCTGGCGCGCTCGATACCCCGGTGCGGATTGCCGATCACGTCGCCGCACTGAGGAGAACGCCCGACGGCGTACCCGGCCCGATGTTCGCGCTTGGGTATGCCAAAGGCTTACGTACGTCGAAGGCCGATCTGGTCTTCGGTGCGCTGAGCCCGTCCGATCGGCACGTTCGACAGCACTCGCGGCATCTCGTCGCCTCGCAGGTGCCGCAGACATTGACCGCGCCGCAGTTCCATTCATCGAGCTGAACCGCGTCTGCTTCGCGCTCGCGGAGGCTGTGGCTTTCACGGCCGCACCCGGGCTTCAGCCGAGCGGATCGCGCGACTGAAGCGCATAGCCCTTTCCGTGCGACACCCAGTCCCCTCGGGAATAAGCCCGGACCAACGGCCGAGCAAGCGCTTATTCAATTCAACAGAGAAGGTGGACCGTCATGACACAGACCCCTGCACGCTCCTCGGCTCCCCCGCCGCCCCCTGCCGTCGATGCCCGGCGCGGACTGTTGGGCCGGCAACTGGACCGCTATCTTGGCCAGCAACGATCGCAGGACGTGCACGATGCCGTCGTCGCCGCCGACCGCAAGCCCGTATGGCGTAGGGGCGGCCGACCGCGACGACCCCGCCGCCGTACCCGGTCGGAGTAGGCCGCTGCGGTCATCGTGTCGGCGCTGACGGGCCGTCCCCTGGCGAAGTCATGTGCCCCGCATGCGTTGCGTGACCGACTTCGACGTGCGGCTTCAGACCGGAGCGCAGCACGCGTCCGAGCGCAACGGACAGTCCGATGCGCAGCAGGTGTCCGCTGCCAACTACCCTTGCCCTGAAGCGGATCGTCCAGGTGAGCTCCGTCTCGTCTCCATCCGCGCGAAGCGAGATCTCGCCCTGGTGGCAGACGAACGGCGACCCATTGATCTCACGGTAGCGATATGTGGTCGGTGGCTCGAAGGTCACGACCTGTTCTGTCGCTGTTGTCCCGGGCAGCTTCAGCAGCCGTTGCGATCCGCGGCCGTCTAGCCCGGGCGTGCCGTCGACGACACGTCTCGCCGAGCCGATGCCGAGCCAACTGGCCATGTTGTCGTGGTCGGTGATGACGTCCCAGGTGGCCTGGACGGGTGCGGCGATACGCACCGCCTGCTCGATGGCGTGGGTGTCGGCCTTCGGTCGCCGGTCGGCCGGCTTCGCGGTGAATCCCCAGTGCTTGTCGGACTTCGCCGACATCCACAGCAGCTCGACGGAGAACTGCTGAGGATCATTGACGTAGACGACGCCGGCGCCGGGCAGGTGACGCGGCTTGCTGTTCGGCACCGCTCCGGCACGGCATGCCCGTTGGTAAAGGTCGTCGTGGTCGCGTCGCGAGCGCGCGCCGAAGGCGATGTTGAGTATGCCTTGATCGGAGATCCGGTGATCCGCGGGGCGGTCCCGCCCGACCGGATCGAGGTACTGGACGACCTCCACCAGGACGTCCCCGGCGAGGTACACGGCGCTCTGGGTCTGCGCCCCTGGCAGACCCCACAACGACTCGTGCTCGGGTGCGCGCAGCGCGGCGGCCGAGCGGGCGAGGCCAAGTCCGTCGAAGAACGCGGCCGAGCGGGCGAGATCCGGCACCGACAGGGTGACCGACCGCAGCGCGACCGGACATGTCGCCCGGTCAGCATCCCCTGCGGTGCCGCCCAGCGGGTCGTCCTCCGTGATCTCGACGAAGACGCCGTCGGGGTTGCGCACGCAGGCTCGTCGCGCACCGGGTGGGCCGACCGGGGTGGTGAGCGGCGGTGAGGCGAGCTGCGCCAGCCGAATCAGGGTCTCGTCGAAGTCGGCGACCCAGACACCGATGCGCGAGTACCCGATGTCATTCGGCGTCCGGTCGGGCGGCATCAGCCGTGCCAACGGGCGCTCGAACTGGAACATCTCAAGCTGAAACCACTCGTTGCGGCCGACCAGCCACCAGCAGGTCGAGGCGACGCGCGGAAGGCCCTGCACCGCCGACGCCAGCGGGCCGCGCATCGCCGCTCGTGCCCCACCTGCCGGCCAGAAGCCGAGCCCTTCGCGGAACCACCGCTCGGTGCGCGCGAGGTCGATGACGGAGAAGGCCACCTGGCACAGCGATGGGTGTTCGGAGATAGGACGGTCCGAGGTCGGAAGTGTGGTCGACATGCTGCTCTCCCTGCTGAGGTCGCGAAGTGTCTAGCGGGGTTGCGACGTTGATGTGGACGCGGCCCTGGTGGCGCCGTGCGGTGCGCGACTCGCCGGCCCAACGCCGGCGACGGGGCCGGCGGCGCGCAGCTCATACGGTTCGGGGTCGAAGCGACGGATCGCTCGTCGGTGCGCGAGAGTCGCCGTGGGCCAGTCGGTCGACGCCACGCCGTCGGCACCCTGGTTCCAACTCGTACAGCCGCCGGTCGACCAGACCGTCCGCATCATCTGGACGATGTACCGCTGGCTGTACGCGAGCTGCTCGTCGGCACGCACCTCGACGCTGGTGATGCAGCGTGAGGAGGCGCGCGGCTCGAACCGGCCAGGCACGTCTGACATCCCCCTTGAAAAGCGAACGCGAGTTGCGTTAGGTTTTCAGCCATGTCGGCACCCGTCAAGAGCAGTCAGGTCGCCGGTTCGCCCCGACCAGGCGTGGACGAGGCCGGGTCCGATCGGCCGCGCCGACGGGAGCCGGTGCAGACCCGCAGCTGGGAGACCGTCAAGCGCATCCCGGACGCGGCGGCCGCACTCATCGACGAGTGCGGTGTCGATGCCATGACCACCCGCGTCATCGCGGATCGCGCCGGCATCACCGCAGCGTCGCTCTACCGCTTCTTCGCCGACCGTGAGCAGATCCTCGACGCGCTGGTCGGTCGCCATCTGGAACGGCTCACGGCCCACGTGGCCGCGGTTGAGGCGGACTGGGCGCCGACGTCAGTCGCCGAATTCGTCGAGCGCGAACGCGACTCCTACGCCGGCTACTACCGCGACCAACGCCGCCCGGCTGTGGCTGGACGGACGGTGTCGCCGACCGTGCGCGCCGAGGTACTGCGCTACAGCCGCAGCACGGCCGAGCGCCTGCATGGCTTGGCTGTCGCAGCCGGACTGGCAGCGCCCCAGCGCGACCTGCTAAATCATCCACCCCTTCGCAGGAGCCAGCCATGACCGACCGCAAGACCGTCCTCGTTGTCGTACCGCCACACGTCGGCGGACGCCGGGTCGGCGCCGTCTTCGCCGCCGCCTTCGCCGACCGGGCCGAGGTGACGGTGGTGGAGGCCACCGGGGAGGATCCGGTGGCGCTGTCCCGCGCCCGAGTCCTGGTCACCGCCCTTGCACCGGTCACCGGGGCGGACATCCAGGCCGCGCCGTGGCTGGAGTTCGTCCAGTGCTCCAGCCACGGCTTCGACTACGTGGACCTGGACACCGCCTGCGCTCGCGGGGTGGCGGTGTCCAACATCGGCTCCACCGGCGCCGAGCACCGGGAGGTCGCCGAGCACACCTTCGCGCTCCTGCTCGCGCTCGCCAAGCAGCTCGTCCCGGCCCATGCCGCGCTCGCCGCCGGCGACTGGGCCATGGACCGCCTGCGGCCGTCGCTGACCGGGCTCGCGGGCAAAACTCTCGGCCTGCTCGGCTTCGGGGTGGTCGCCCACGAGGTGGCCCGTCGGGCCGCCGCGTTCGACATGACGGTTCTGTACACGGCGCGCAGCGAGCACGCGGAGGCAGCCGAGCGGTACGGCGCACGCCCGGTGCCACTCGAGGAACTGCTGCGGAGCTCGGACGTTGTGTCGCTGCACGTCCCGCTCACCGAGGAGACCCGGCACCTGCTGGACGCCGACCGGCTGTCGCTGCTGAAGCCCACCGCGTTCCTGATCAACACGGCCCGGGGCGCCATCGTCGACCAGGAGGCCCTCGCGGACGCGCTGGAGGCCGGCCGGATCGCCGGGGCCGGCCTCGATGTCTTCGACTCCGAGCCCCCGGGACCCGAGCTTCGGCTGCTGCGCTCGCCCAACGTGGTGCTCACCCCGCACATCGCGGGCGCCACCCGCGACACGGTGCCCCGGATCGTCATGGCCGCGATGGAGAACATCACGGCATACCTGGACGGCAAGCCTCCGTGCGACGTGGTCTGCGGATGAAGTGGTGGAGCCGGTCAGGTCGCTTGTACCGCTTCAGAATGGCTGCACTGCGACTGTCCTGCGCGACGTTTTTTGGGCCGGTCGGGCACCGTCGGTCCTTGCGCTCGTTCGCATGCCGGTCTCGGCGCACGAGGCTGTGGTGTCGCGCCACCGGGTCTCTGCTTCGAGGCCCACCTGGCCGGGCCGCGCGCTGCTCGCTGCACTCGCCCGGTTGCTTCAGGTCCCGCTGCGCTGTGTCGGGATCGGTCTCCCTGCGCGACCTGGACTTTCGTCCGCCCTCGCTGCCTTTGTCGGCCCGCATGGGGCGGAGTTGTTCAAGCTTGTGTGCCCGGGCGCAGCGGCGTGCAACGGCACACTTCGCGCGTGAGGACGTTGCAGCCGACGGCGCGAACCTTCGAGCTTGTCGCCGTGATCGCGGATCAAGTGGCCCTGGAGTTCGACGAGACCGTCGCCGAGATGGACTCCGCGGTGATCGAGGCGCTGCCGGCGTTCGGGGCCGATGCCGCGATTGCGGCCGAACTGACCGCCAACCACCGCAGCCTCCTGCAACGATTTCTCATCTTTGCGCGGCACGCGGAGTCACCCCTCCAGCCCGGGGTCCCGCCCGCGGCACTCGACGGTGCCCGCACGATCGCGCGTCGAGGCATCGACCTCGACGCAATCTATGAGAGCTCCCGGCGTGCCCAACAGGTCGCGCTCGAACACTGGATGGCCTGCGCGTACGAGGTTGTCGGCCCCGGGCCCGATCTGATCGGCGTCACCGAACTCTCGCTCTCGCTTGTCTTCCGCTACGTCGACCAGACGATCCGTGTCATGCTCGCCGAGGCCCAGCGCGAGCGCGAGGAGATCATCGGCGGCGCGCTCGCCAGGCGCACCGAGACCGTCCGGTTGATCCTCGACGGTGCGCCCGTCGACTCTGCGGTCGCCAGTCAGCGGATCGCCTACCCGCTGAACCGGAGCCACACCGCAGTCGTCATCTGGGCCGGGTCGCCCGATGCGCCGCACGGAGCGCTGGAGTCGGCGGCGTTGATGCTCGCTCGCGCTGCGGGTGCACGAAAGCCCCTCACGCTTCCCGCAGGGACAACCACACTGTGGGCATGGATCGACACCAGCGCAGAGCCATCCACCGAGGATCTGCGCTCGGCAATGGCTCGGACGGATGACAACCTGCGCGCCGCGGTCGGTCCCACTCGTGATGGCATCGCTGGCTTTCGTGCCAGCCACGAGGCCGCTCTCACCGTGCACCGTCTGCTCCTCGGCAACCCCGACAGCGAACGCCTCGCTTTCTACCGGGAGCTCCAGGTCACCGTCCTGGCCGCGCAGGATCCACTCCTGGCAGCCGAGTTCGTCGCAACCACACTCGGGCCGCTCGCCGAGGAAGAACCTACGGCGGCACGACTGCGCGAGACGCTCCGCGTCTACCTCGAGGAGGCCGAGAACGCGCCGCGCGCAGCCACGCGCCTGTTCACCCACCGAAACACGGTCCTCAAGCGCATCAGCCGCGCGACCGAGCTGCTCGGCTACCAGCCGGGCGAGCGACGGCTCGCCGTCGAGCTGGCGCTCGAGCTCAGGCGCCGTCTCGGAGGGCCCGCGGTCTGAGCTCGCCGGGGCCGCCTGCGTACCGGCAGCTGAACGTTCAGTGAGTTCTTTTTCGAATTCGTGAAGTTGACGCCTACGCCGGAGAGCCCCGCACGCACACCCTCGCCCCGGGAGCCGTTCGGCCCCCGGGGCGAGGCTTCGACTGCGTGGGTCAGGCCCGCCTGAGCAGCGCGTCAGGACCCAGGTCGGCGATCGACCGGTAGCCGTCGATGGCCATCAGCAGGTCCGCCTCGGCCAGCAGCGATTTGAGGACGTGCACGATGCCGTCAGCGCCGCCGAGCGCGAGCCCGTAGGCGTAGGGGCGGCCGATCGCGACGGCTGTCGCGCCGAGGGCGAGGGCCTTGACGATGTGTTCCCCGCTGCGCACACCGGAGTCGAAGATGACCGGTGTGCTGCCTGCGGCCTCCGCCACGGCGGGGAGCAGGTCGATGGCGGGGATGCCGCCGTTCGCCTGGCGGCCGCCGTGATTGGAGCAGTAGATGCCGTCGATGCCGCCGTCGATCGCGCGCCGTGCGTCGTCGGGGTGGCAGATCCCCTTGAGCAGCAGCGGCAGATCGGTCAGCGACCGCAGCCATGCGAGGTCGTCCCAGCTGAGTGTGGGGTCGGCAAACTCCGACGCCCACTGGAGTGCCGCGGCCCGCACATCCTCCTCCGGGGGTTTGGCGAGCTTGGCCCGGAACACGGGATCGGAGAAGTAGTTGGCCAGGCAGTGGCCTTGCAGCTGCGGGAAGTTGCCGAGCCCCAGGTCGCGTGGCCGCCAGCCCAGCTGCCAGGTGTCGAGCGTGACGACGATGCCCTTGAATCCGGCCGCCTCGGCGCGCGACACCAACGACGCCGCG is drawn from Streptomyces sp. NBC_01717 and contains these coding sequences:
- a CDS encoding lactate 2-monooxygenase, which gives rise to MTNATPNFGDFQLEVYMRGLSGVRDNLPFTYAELEARAHAALPPDVMSYVAGGAGNEYTQNANVTAFDRWGLIPRMLVGAAQRDLSIDLFGMTLPTPLLLAPVGVIGLCAQDGHGDLATARAAAKSGVPMVASTLTVDPLETVAAELGDTPGFFQLYPPKDREVAASLVSRAEAAGFKGIVVTLDTWQLGWRPRDLGLGNFPQLQGHCLANYFSDPVFRAKLAKPPEEDVRAAALQWASEFADPTLSWDDLAWLRSLTDLPLLLKGICHPDDARRAIDGGIDGIYCSNHGGRQANGGIPAIDLLPAVAEAAGSTPVIFDSGVRSGEHIVKALALGATAVAIGRPYAYGLALGGADGIVHVLKSLLAEADLLMAIDGYRSIADLGPDALLRRA